A genomic region of Raphanus sativus cultivar WK10039 chromosome 6, ASM80110v3, whole genome shotgun sequence contains the following coding sequences:
- the LOC108805315 gene encoding fasciclin-like arabinogalactan protein 4, with protein sequence MATVNFISHLASPASVYLLFLLLSTTAAAINVTTVLSSFPNLSSFSNLLVSSGIASELSGRNSLTLLAVPNSHFSSASVDFTRRLSPPKLADLLRFNVLLQFLSDSDLRRISPSGSAVTTLYEASGHVYAGSGSVNVTRDPASGSVTIGSPGSSKSVNVLKLLETKPPNITVLSVDSFLVPAGIDLTASETLIPPASGTSPPPARINLTQILINGHNFNVALSLLVASGVITELEDVVHGAGITVFVPTDSAFSDLPENENLQSLPADKKAIVLKFHVLNSYYTLGSLESITNPVNPTLATEKMGAGSYTLNISRVNGSIVTINSGLVLAAVTQTAFDQNPVSVFGVSKVLLPKELFPKPGQAVSTPATTTPPREVSLSPEGSNDQQSRLVAPPGEVVSSSTVIRTPVFSYLCWCIAFCCAFLV encoded by the coding sequence ATGGCGACCGTGAATTTCATTTCCCATCTCGCCTCTCCTGCTTCCGTCTATTTACTATTCCTCCTCCTCTCCACCACCGCCGCCGCCATCAACGTCACCACCGTCCTATCCTCTTTCCCCAAtctctcttccttctccaaCCTCCTCGTCTCCTCCGGCATCGCCTCCGAACTCTCCGGCAGAAACTCACTCACCCTCCTCGCCGTTCCCAATTCCCACTTCTCCTCCGCCTCCGTCGACTTCACGCGCCGCCTATCCCCTCCCAAACTCGCAGATCTCCTCCGCTTCAACGTCCTGCTCCAGTTCCTCTCCGATTCCGATCTCCGCCGCATCTCACCCTCCGGATCCGCAGTCACAACCCTCTACGAAGCCTCCGGCCACGTCTACGCCGGATCCGGATCCGTTAACGTCACGCGCGACCCGGCTTCCGGCTCCGTCACCATCGGATCCCCAGGCTCGTCCAAGTCAGTCAATGTCCTGAAGCTCCTCGAAACCAAACCTCCCAACATAACCGTCCTCTCGGTCGACTCCTTCCTCGTCCCCGCCGGAATCGATCTCACCGCCTCCGAGACTCTCATTCCGCCGGCGTCGGGAACGTCTCCTCCTCCGGCGAGAATCAACTTGACGCAGATCCTGATCAACGGTCACAACTTCAACGTCGCTCTCTCCCTCCTCGTCGCCTCCGGAGTCATAACCGAGCTAGAGGACGTCGTTCACGGCGCCGGGATCACCGTCTTCGTCCCCACCGACTCCGCTTTCTCCGATCTCCCCGAGAACGAGAACCTCCAGTCGTTGCCGGCGGATAAGAAAGCCATCGTCCTCAAATTCCACGTCCTCAACTCGTACTACACACTCGGTTCGCTCGAATCCATAACCAATCCGGTTAACCCGACATTAGCTACTGAGAAAATGGGAGCCGGTTCATACACTCTCAACATCTCCCGGGTCAATGGATCGATCGTAACCATCAATTCGGGTTTGGTTTTAGCTGCTGTGACTCAGACGGCTTTTGATCAGAACCCGGTTTCCGTCTTTGGAGTATCCAAAGTGCTTTTGCCGAAGGAGCTGTTTCCAAAACCGGGGCAAGCCGTGAGTACTCCCGCCACGACAACTCCTCCGCGAGAAGTTTCTTTGTCTCCGGAGGGTTCCAATGATCAGCAGTCGAGATTAGTAGCGCCTCCGGGTGAGGTAGTTTCCTCGAGTACGGTAATAAGGACTCCTGTTTTCTCGTACTTGTGTTGGTGTATAGCATTTTGTTGTGCTTTTCTGGTATGA